ACTCTCAGGTAACACAAAAGAAGAAGTTATTAACCAAATGGTGGATCTTTTTGCTGAAGATCCTCGTGTAAACGATCTCGAAAAAGTAAGAACTTCAGTTTTTGAGAGAGAGAAAATAATATCAACGGGAATTGGCAAAAACTTTGCACTTCCTCACGGCAAGACAGACGCAATAACGGAGATTCTCTGTGCATTTGGCAAGGCTTCGCACCCTGTGGAGTATAATGCGCACGATGGTCAGCCCGTTCACCTTGTTTTTCTTCTCGTGGGGAAGGAAAATCTCGTCAGCCTTCACATCAAACTTCTTAGCAGGATATCAAGGATGATGACCAAGGATGAGTTCCGTCGTAAACTGATGGAAGCCAAAACTTCTGACGAAATAATGAACATCTTCAATACCGAAGAAGAAACCTACTACGAAAACCTGTAATCTGACAGAAAACTGATGCCTTTACGCAAGCAAGAGGGTGTCCCCAAGATACCCAAAACAAGAAAAAAGACCATCGACAAGATGATGAATACCACCCCTGTGAAAACAGAGGATTCCATCGAGTACAAAGCGATGGTATATTACTTCTTCGACAAAGTTCAGAAAAAACAGTTCTATGTACTGACAATCATGACGGTAAAAGAGTTTGTTTATCTGAACTATGAGATATCGGTGGATGTCAGGAAGGTCAGAAACACTATTGATGTCAGCCTGCTTGGTCTTAACACCCGGCAGGCTTATCATGTTCAGGCGGGTCCCGCTCGCGTAGACCTCTTTTTTGAAGACCTTTTCGGTAAACACACATTCAATGTTATCAAACAGGACGGCAGTATAAACTCCATTTCGGTTGATTTTAATATCTACAAAAAGGAAATGCTGCTGGTTGAAGAGTCGATGCCTGACAAGAAAAACAACAGACTTTTCTGCGGGTTCCGGCTTGCTCCCGAGTTAAACACTTTTGAAGAGGTTGACAGATAGATGTATCCTGAAATATTGACAATCGGACCCTTTACAGTCCACAGTTACGGCTTGATGCTCGGAATTTCCTTCATTGTCGCAAGCTGGATGCTCTCGAAGGAATTTGAAAGAAGGGGAGTTGATACCAATTTTGCAACTGAAATTACACTTCTCGCCATCGTCTTTGGTGTGGCAGGAAGCAAGCTTTTTCACCTCCTGGCTAATCCCGGTGAATTCAGAACTGACCCGGTAGCTGCGATTTTTTCCCCCGGCGGACTCACATTCCACGGTGGCCTCCTTCTTGCAATGCTTGCAATATTTCTCAGGATGAAACAAAAGAAAATCCCCTTCCTTTTTGTGGCTGATGCAGTTGCCCCGGCACTCGCTCTCGCATACGGAATCGGAAGAATCGGCTGTCACCTCGCAGGTGACGGTGACTACGGTCTGCCAACCGACCTGCCTTGGGGTACCAACTATGAAAACGGTATTGTAAAACCTTCATTGATGTTCCTCGGAACAGAGGTGGGTAAAGCCTTCCCCGGTGGAATGGTGCCCGATAATACCCCTCTGCACCCGACCCCGATCTATGAATTTCTTTTGATGTGTGTTTTGTCATTCGGTTTGTGGAAACTAAGAACAAAAGACTGGCCGACAGGTAAGCTTTTTTCAATCTATCTCATTTTTGCCGGTCTCGAAAGATTCATGATTGAGTTTATCAGACTGAATCCAAGATTGTTTCTCGGACTCAGTGAAGCTCAACTCGTGGCTCTTGGTCTCTTTTTTGCCGGTGCATGGGGCTTCTACTATTACACCTGGCAGAATCCGGATAAACCAAGGTTTGTTCCGCCCGATTCTCTAAAACCGAAAAAAGAAGAAAAACAAGCGGCAAAGAAAACCAAAAAGTGAGCGAGTCGATCGTAATAGCGGGCAGAAAACCCGTTTTGGAAGCTCTTAAAGCGACTGCCAAAGTTGATATTGTCTTTTTTCAAAGGGGTATCAAAGGCGAACTCTTAAAGGAAATCTCTGAACTCGCAGGTAAAAAACGGATTCAGGTCTCGGAAATAGACCCCAAGAAATTCGCCGATCTTACCCGCGGACATGAAACCACCCAGGGAGTCGCTGCAAAGGTTCAGGCATTTCAGACAGTTGCACTTCAGGAACTGATTTCGTTCTCCCTAAAAAGAAACAAACTCCTTCTCGCACTCGATTCCGTGCAGGATCCCCACAATCTCGGTGCCATCATCCGGTCTGCAGAGTGTGCTGGTGTTGACGGAATCATAGTCACAAAACATGGAAGTGCCCCCTTAAACATCACCGCATTCAAAACCTCGGCAGGTGCAGCCGCACATATGAAAATTGCAGAAGTGAACAACCTCGTGACTGCCATCGAAGAGTGTCAGAAAGCAGGCTTTTGGTCTGTCGGACTCGCCCTCGAAGACACTCCGCACAAACCCAAAATTGACTACACATCCCCCCTCCTCATAATCTCCGGAAATGAAGAAAAAGGCATCCGCCGCCTCGTAAAAGACAAATGCGACTTCATCGTAACCATCCCCATGCTTGGAAAAATTCAATCCCTCAATGTATCCGTCGCTACAGGCGTCACCCTCTTCAATATCCTCAGAGAAAGAGGAATTTGGTAGAAGGCTGAATAACGAGGGCTGAATATTTGAAGGCTGACGGCTGAAATTTTGAAGGATGAATAACGAGGGCTGAATATTTGAAGGCTGACGGCTGAAAAATCAATAGCCTGGGAATTCATTCCCAGGAAACTTGACGATATCCACAACCTTAGGCTACAGAAAAGGAGCGACAATCGTCTCGATTGTCCTACCGACAAAATTGAGCCCTTTGGGCGACATATTTTGAACACGATAATCATGATAAGAAAGAATTCTAAGAATAAAGCCCTTGTGGCGACATGTGGAAACAGCTATGATCTATGAACTACTAGCTATGAACTGGAGCAGATGAGCCCTTTGGGCGACATATGGGGAAAGCTATGATCTATGAACTATTAGCTATGAACTGAAGCAGATTAGCCCTTTGGGCGACATGTGGGTAGAACTCCCGCGACTAATATCAAAAGAGCCCTTTGGGCGACATGTGGATAGAATCAAAAAAATAATACCTTATACCTAATCCCTAATACCTGAATAAAGCCCTTTGGGCGACATATGGATAGAATAAATTCCTGCCGACAAATTTAACGCCTCTTACACCCCCTCCATCTCGCAGAATCGGCAATATTCCGAAAAACTTATAATAATTTCGGAATAGAATCCGAAAAACTTATAATAATTTCGGAATAAAATCCGAAAAACACATAATAATTTCGGAATAGAATCCGAAAAACACAATTTAACTGCCGATGGAGAATAAAACAGACTTCAATCTGATGATTATTTGATCCCTGTGGCGAAATGATTTGAACACGATATTCATGATGAGAAAGAATTCTAAGAATAAGGCCCTCTGGGCGGCATGTGGAAACAGCTATGATCTATGAACAATTAGCTATGAGTTGGAGCAGATGAGCCCTCTGGGCGGCATGTGGATAGAATCAAAAAATAATACCTTATACCTAATCCCTAATACCTGAAAAAGCCCTTTTGGCGAAATATGGGTAGAAGATCCCGGCATTTTCGGCAGGACAAAAGTGAGTTATTAGTTTTGAGTTATGACTTATGAATTATTCCTGGCATTTTCGGCAGGACAATCGAGACGATTGTCGCTCCTTTTCTGAAGTTTAAGTTGTGGATAGTGTCGAGTTCCCCGGGAATGAATTCCCAAGCTATTGGTTTTCATACCTCCAAATTCATCCGTCGATTTTCAGCCTTCAAAAATTCATCCCTCTGCCTTCAAATTTTTAGCTTTCAAAAATTCATCCCTCAGCCTTCAAAAATTCATCCTTCAAAAATCCATCCTTCTGCCTTCAAATTTTCATCCTTCGTTTTCCAGTTTTTCCACGAGGAGTTTCACATATCTGAAGTCGTCGAGGGCATTCCAGTGTTTCATGAAGACGGAACGGAGTGCTGAGAAGTTTTCGTTGTCGGGATTTATCAGTCCGGGGATGGCACGGGCAGCAATCTCGGCGGATGTGACGAATTTTGAGATGATGAACTCTGCTTCGGGGTTTTCGACGGAGAGTTTTTGATAAATTGCGAGATTAGCGTTGTTGATCTCTTTTGCTGAAGTGGCTTTATTGGCGTAGAAGGTACAGATATCGAGGTCGGGTCTGTTGAAATTTTTGAATTTGTCCGATTCTTCGATGAGGGAATGAAATTTGTTTGCCGATGCTATCGAGAGATTGAGGAGTTGTCCCAGTCCGGAGGCAACGGGAGGCATCACCTTATATGTCAGGTAACAGGCTGCGGCCATTGATCCGGGCCTGCTTCCTTCAAGAGAAAACATTCCAATGTTTGGTTTGTCGGTTTTATGATATGTGTAGGGAGCCGTGTTTGAGAGGGTACCTCTCAGAGCCTCATCCTTGTAGATAACGGCACCGGCGCCATATTGCATAAAACCCTGTTTGTGCGGGTCGATGGTAATTGAATCAGCTTCTGCAAAATGCTTCATTTGGGTGTATGAATGGAGCGAAATGTCTCCTTCAGGATTGAACGGCAGAAGATTGAAGTCATCATCGAGGATGCACGATCTGAAAAATCCACCATAGGCTGCGTCGATGTGGAGATGGAAATTGTATTTCTTTTTCAGTTCGAGAATGCCTTCGATGTCGTCAGCGGTTCCTGCGCCTGTGGAGCCAAAATTGGCGATAACCATCAGTGGTTTGCTGCACTTCTTCAGGGCGTCTTCGAGGGAGTTGAGGTTCATTCTAAAATTTCCGTCAACCGCCACTTCCTCATAGGAGTCGATGCTCAAGATTTTACAGATTCTTTTCCATGAGTAGTGTGACACTTCCGAAAAGAAGACCCTTCCGTTTCCGTAATGATCGCGGGCAGCCCAAAGGGCTTCGGTATTTGCAAGTGAGCCGCCGCTAGCGAGATGCCCCCAACCGGTTTTGAATCCGCACATTTTCAGAAGTGTATCCGTTACTTCCAGTTCCATCTCCGTGGTTACGGGACCTCCCTCCCAGGCATGATTATTCGGATTTGAGAGGATAAACGCCAGATACCCAAGAACAGAGGGGATTGTAGGGTCTTTCAGCATCTGAGCTGAATAGCGGGGATGGAAATAAGGGAGATTTTTCTTCTGAAGTTCGAGAAATTTATTCAGTTCTGAAATCAATGACTGCGATGCCTGTGACTCCGTAAAAAGGGATGTGTCTTCAGGGAAGGCGGATTTTCTTATCGCATCGTGACTGTCCACCACTTTGAGGAGGAGCTCCTTGAAAAGGGGTGTGTTTTCGCCTTTCGGTCCAAGAAACATTCCGAGCAGATCATTGATTTCGTTTTTCATCATTTCGCCAGTTTGAATTTTGCATAGATTGCGAAATGGTCGCTGTAACCGCCGAAATATTTTTTCCCGCCGAAAGTGGGGAGTGAAGAACCCTCGTACTTTCCCCCTTTTTGCTGAATAAATTCGGGGTTAAAAATGGTATATGAGTCGCAGATATATCCGTTATTTGCAAGATTTCCCGAGATGATCATCTGGTCAATCATGTTCCACTGCCCCTGATATTTGTAGGAGCCTTCACCCTTGCTTTTCTTTGTGGCAGCGATATTGTATAGCTGATCGCCTTTTACGGGTGACTCGACGGGGCATTTGAGTTCGGGTGCCTGCAGGTTTTCAACGATTGATTTGTCGGCTGGCTCGTCATTAAAATCGCCCATTATGATAATATTTGCCGACGGATCATCTTTCAGAACTTTATCCGTTTCCGTTTTAAGGCGAAGAGCGGCTGCAATTCTGTTCACTTCCGACTCATCAGAACCGCCTCTTCTTGAGGGCCAGTGGTTCACAAAAAAGTGGATCGTTTTTCCGTTTTCTGCGAGAAGTGCAGCATGGAGTATGGAGCGGGTTGGCCATTTGTTCGGCAGAGTTACCACAGCCGTATCTGATTTCACCGTAGTGAAGAGGGCCCTGTTGTAGACGAGCGCCACATCGATACCCCTTCCGTCAGGAGATTCATAATGAATTATCTCGTAATTCTTGCCGGATTTAAGATTGGAGAGGAGATCACGAATCACCCCAAGGTTTTCGACTTCGACGAGTCCGAGTACATCGGGACCTTTGCCGTCGTTCATAGCATCGATAACGCGGGCGAGATTTTTCAGTTTGGTTGTATATTTTTCAGTATCCCACTTTGATTCCCCTGTCGGAAGGAACTGTGCATCATCAATTGCAGGATCATCAATTGTGTCGAAGAGATTTTCCACATTGTATGATGCCACAAAAATTGATTTTTCACCACTTTGGCTTGCAGCGGAAAAGTGAACCAAAAACAGGAGAGCAAAGAATATTTTGAGAGTTTTCATTTTTCTTAAAATTTATTGAATAAAGTGTTTAAATATAATCTTTTCCAAAATTCCCGATTTGGTTAAAATTGTTACAGTTGAATGTAATACAAGGAATCAAGGGAAGTTGTTTCATATATTTGAGAACAAAAATTTAAAGAAGTTTATGGCAAGAAGTTTACTGGTAACCACTCCCATGGGGCTTTACTCTCCTCAGGGGGATTTTTATGTTGACCCCCACGGTTATGTTGACAAAGCTATAATATCACATGGTCACAGCGATCATGCGAGAAAGGTGGTCAGGAATTTCCTTGCTCATAAAGATTCGCGACAGATTCTAAGAACCAGACTCGGCAGTGACATTTCGCTTGAAACACTCGAATACGGGGAAGAAATCAAGATAAATGGAGTAACCGTTTCTCTTCATCCGGCGGGTCACCTCCTGGGATCATCCCAGATCAGACTTGAATACAAGGGAAATGTAACTGTGTTCACTGGGGATTTTGGCACCACGGAAAATCCAACCTGTGCCCCGTTTGAACCCGTGAAATGTGATACTTTTATTACCGAATCGACTTTTGCCCTGCCGATTTACGACTGGGACGATCCAAAAAACATCTCGAGTCAGATTAATGAGTGGTGGGTGAGGAACAAAAGAGATAGAATAACCTCCCTCCTTTTGGGTTACTCACTCGGTAAGGCACAGCGGTTACTGGCATCGCTAAACCCCGAAATTGGAAAAATTTATGTCTCCAGTCCTGTAGAGGAGATGAATCGGTGCTACCGTGAGGCGGGTATAAATCTGCCCGATACGCTTCCTGTTGAGAAACTGATTGGTAACCGGATTGAACCCGGAGGCATCATGGTTGCACCTCAGGCAAACGGTTCAGAAGAATGGCTTGCCGCAACCGGAGAATATACCACTGCTTTTGCTTCAGGTTGGATGATGGTTCGGGGAAGACGACGGATGGGGAACATCGGGCGGGGGTTTGTTCTTTCAGATCATGCCGACTGGAAAGGGCTTCTTCGGGCTGTGGAAGCAACTGATGCTGAAAAGATATTGGCAACTCACGGATTTTCGCAGCAGTTCACCCGCTACCTCAGAGAGAAGGGATATGACGCTGAGCCGTTGGAGACAGCCTTTGCCGGTGACACGGGGTATGTAAGGGAGGTGATGGAATGAGAGAGTTTGCAGAACTTTTCAGAGACCTCGAAGAGACCACAAGCAGCAACGGAAAGCAGGAAGCCCTTTTAAAATTTTTTTCCACAGCTCCCGAAAAAGATCAGATTTATGTAATTGCCTTCCTTTCAGGGAACAGGCCCAAAAGAGCAGTTAAAGTTACTGACATGAGAGCCTGGGGAGCGGAGGCGGCCGCAATTCCCCTTTGGTTGTTCGAGGAGTGCTATGAAAATGTCGGCGATCTGGCAGAAACCATTTCACTGCTGGTAAAAGGAAGCGGGACGGGGAGCAGGAAAAGTCTATCGGATTGGGTGGAGGAGGTGATACTTCCATTGGGCAAAATGACACTTGAGGAGCAAAAGGAAGTCCTTCTTACAGCATGGGAGTCGCTTGGGAGTGACGAGAGATTTGTTTTTACAAAGCTGATATCCGGCGGATTTCGGATCGGTGTCTCCACACAAACCATCGTGAAGGCTCTTTCGGCTCATACAGGGATCGACCAAAATGTCCTGACACACCGCCTGATGGGGAAGTGGCAGCCAACTCTTGAGTTTTACAGATATCTTGTTTCAAAAAATGAAGAGACTGAGGATATCAGCAAACCATATCCTTTCTGTCTGGCAAATCCTCTTGATGTTCCTCGCGAAAGCCTGGGAGACTCCGGACTTTGGCTTGCAGAATGGAAATATGACGGAATCAGGGCTCAACTAATAAAAAGGAGGGGTGAAATCTTCATCTGGTCCAGGGGAGAGGAGATAATTAATGATCAGCTCCCTGAGATAGTTGAATCGGCGAAATCACTCCCTGACGGGGTTGTTCTCGACGGTGAATTACTGATATGGGAAGACAATTCTCCGCAGTCCTTTGCCAAAATGCAAAAAAGGATCGGGAGGAAAACCGTCTCGCAGAAAATGATGAAGGAATATCCCGTAACATTTCTTGTTTTTGATATTCTTGAGCTGTCAGGTCAGGATATAAGAAGCATAAAACTCGCAGAAAGAAGAGAAAAACTTGAGGTACTTCTTAAGGGGGGTGGTTCAGGCAGGCTTATTCTTTCACCGTCGATTCAATTTTCTGATTTTGAAGAACTGGAGGAAATTCGTTCCCGTTCCCGTGAAAGATCGTTTGAAGGGGTGATGTTGAAACGGTTAGATTCCGTTTATCAGACAGGCAGAAAAAGAGGTGACTGGTGGAAATGGAAAGTTGATCCCTGGACTGTAGATGCCGTCTTGCTCTATGCCCAGGCGGGTCACGGAAGGCGGGCAGGGCTTTTTACCGACTACACCTTTGCAGTTTGGGATCACGGGAGGCTGGTTCCGTTTGCAAAAGCATATTCGGGACTCACAGATGAGGAAATTGTTGAAGTTGACAGATTTGTGAAGCAAAATACTATCGAAAAATTTGGTCCTGTCAGGTCAGTCACTCCAAAACTTGTTTTTGAGATAGCATTTGAAGGGATTCAACTTTCGAGCCGTCACAAATGTGGGGTAGCTGTCAGGTTTCCCAGAATAAAAAGGTGGAGGAAGGATCTCTCGATAAAAGATGCGGATTCCCTTGATCAATTAAAAAAAATTGTAACTCCGGGAACTATGTAGTAACATTATATGTTTTAACATATATTACACAATTACAAAATGTTAATTACTCACACACCCATCAAAAATGGAGATACAAAAATGAGAAGAACACTTCTTTCATTGGCACTGGCAGTAATGCTTACAGGTGCATCATTTGCTCAGTCATCATGGTCATTTGATAAAACACACTCAAAAATCGGTTTCAGCGTTGAATACATGTTAATCACGGATGTTGACGGATATTTCAAAAAATTTGACGGATCGGTCACAACCGCAAAAGATGATTTTGTGGGTGCTTTGGTCAGTTTTACCGTTGATGCAAGCAGCGTTGATACAGATGAACCCAAAAGAGATGAGCATTTAAGAAGCGAAGACTTTTTTTACACACAAAAATTTCCTAATTTTACATTTAAAAGTACTTCGATGACGAAAGTAAGTGGAAACAACTACAAACTCATTGGAAATCTTACGATGAGAGGTGTAACAAAATCAGTTACTCTTACCGGTACTTTCGGCGGTGTGAAAAAAGATCCATGGGGAAACACAAAAGCCGGATTTAAGCTCACCGGTACGGTAAACAGAAAAGATTTTGGCATTAACTGGAGCAAAGCCCTCGATGGTGGCGGTTTTGTTGTCGGTGATGATGTAACATTAAACATAAATGTAACACTCATTAAAAAATAAATTATGCGCTTAGAAGAAGAGATCAAACAGAAAAAATTCAAAGACGAATACCAGAAAGCGGTTGTAAATCTGATTTACACCAACAACTGGCTCGTGGCGAAACATTCTCCCATAATGCGGAAATTCGGGCTTACTGTGCAACAGTATAACATCCTTCGCATTCTGAGGGGGCAGTACCCGAATCCGGCAACAGTAAATCTGTTGAAAGAAAGAATGCTCGACAAGATGTCTGATGCTTCCAGACTTGTAGACAGGCTACTGGAGAAGGGATTGCTCATGAGAAAGTCTTGTGAAATCGACAGACGAAGGGTGGACATAACCATAACTCAGGAAGGTCTGGACATACTTTCGAAGATTGATGTAGCAGAGGAACAGATGTATAAACATCTGAAAAATATCACTCTGGAGGAAGCCACAATTCTTAATGATCTCCTCGATAAGCTAAGAGGCTAATAACCATTCTGCAAGGCTGTTTTCACAAGTTGAGAGCAGCCTTTTCAATTTCAACCCGCCCTTTCCCCGTTTCATCGTAAAAATTATCTTTTTTAACGAATCGTTAAATAATACGAATAACAATTTTATTATGTTTATTTAAGAAATTTGACATTTTATAGATCCTCAAGAACAGTTGTTCTTTAGTCTTGCATAAAAAAAATGGAGATCAGGTCATGAAAAACCTTGTAACACTTTTAATCGCAATACTGTTGGTGGTTCCGGCCGGAGCACAGACAATAGTATACAAGACGCTCGGTACATGGAACAGCGATGGCGTTCCCAACTATCTTGAGCCGATAGGTGATGTGATCCCACAATCGCTTCTTAACAGAATAAACGCGACACTTCCGGAGTCTGTGAGACTCCCTTCGAGTCACCCTGAATTTTTGAACGACACAATACAAACCAATCTTTACATTCTTCAGGAATCAGATGTCTGGGTTACTTTCGTATCTGAAGGAGCAGGATATAAAAACGCTCTCGGATTTTACACTTATAATGTAAACACTCCTCCCCAGACCGTGAATGATATCATGAATACCATGACACTAATTTTCCCGAACTCCTCTGCCAAAAATTCGGGTGGTGGACTTGTAGCCGGAAATAAAGTGAAAATCGGTAGATTCCAGCCCGGAACGGTTATAGGATGGTTTGTCGTTGCAGACGGCTTCAGATCACCGAATGTGACTCAGGGAAACTGGATAAACTATTCGAACAGAAATTTAAACTGGGCACCAACTCCCGACCTTCGTCAGCACAATGTTCTGCTGAACGACTTGAATTCAGGCAGAATCGTACTGGCATTTGAGGATATTTCCCGTTACCGTGGTGGTGATCAGGATTTCAATGATGTGGTTTTCTATGCAACAGCCAATCCGCCAAGTGGAGTAAGCTACACAAACATCCCTTTGATCAGCAACCCCACAGGCGCAACAGTTGCCAATCTTAAACTGACGAAAACTGTTGATAAGGCTAATCCGTCAGACAACGAGATTGTTAATTTCACAATTACGGCAACAAATCTTGGTACCGATGGTGCCACGAATGTTGTGTTAAAAGATGTGTTGCCAAAAGGTATCAAGTATCAGGGCCACTCTGTTAGCACAGGAGCATATGACACAGCAACCGGACTTTGGAGGATTGCATCACTCGCGATAAATGCCACTGCAACCCTTACACTTCAGGGCAAGGTATCGATAAAATCGATCAGCCAGGCGGCATTTGATCTCGGTCCCGCAAAAGATTTTAACATCTTCACGCTTGGTGATCTTACACAGCCTTCCGCAGATTCAGAGGGGAAAGTAGCCGTCGGGAAAAACGCATATTTTGCAAGTTATTCACTCGGTGATCTTCTTCCTGCTTCGGGTGGAACTGCTGATGTACTGATAGTAGGAAACAATCTGATGTTCATCAGCGGCAATGTTACAGGCGGTAATGTGGTTTACGGTGGCACTTCCAACCTTCCGATAAGTCAGGTCTCAATTATCGATGGTACTGTAAGAAAAGACAGTGTAATAAATTTCCTCGCAGCCGGGGCATATCTCAATTCCCTGTCAGCTTCGTTGTCGGCATATCACACAACCGGAACGATTACATACAACAGCAGTGGAATTCAGCTTTACGGCTATAATCCTTTCCTTAATGTCTTCAACATTTCGGGAAAAACCCTTTCAAACTGCACGAACTTTACAATTAATGCTCCGAATGGTGCAGTAGTACTGGTGAATGTTGACTCATCCGATGTCAAGTGGTCGGGCGATGTCATCGTAAACGGTACCGCACACAGCAATGTACTCTACAATTTCCACGATGCCTTGAATCTCAAGATCAGTTTCATCGATGTCAGAGGTTCCATTCTTGCTCCAAAAGCTCACCTTGATTTCCCTTCAGGTGTGATTAACGGACAGGTGATTGTTAGAGAGATGTACGGTTCGGGACAGTTCAACTCAGCCGCAAATCAGACAAATTATTTTAACGGCACACTTCCTGTTACCCGTGACATTCTCAATTCTGCAGAAGTGGTGTCGATGGATCAGACTGATCTGGACACAACAAACAATTACGCTTCGGCAATGATTACCCTTGCAGGTTATGGCGACCCGGGACAGACCGGAAGTGTTAACTG
The nucleotide sequence above comes from Ignavibacteria bacterium. Encoded proteins:
- a CDS encoding YceI family protein codes for the protein MRRTLLSLALAVMLTGASFAQSSWSFDKTHSKIGFSVEYMLITDVDGYFKKFDGSVTTAKDDFVGALVSFTVDASSVDTDEPKRDEHLRSEDFFYTQKFPNFTFKSTSMTKVSGNNYKLIGNLTMRGVTKSVTLTGTFGGVKKDPWGNTKAGFKLTGTVNRKDFGINWSKALDGGGFVVGDDVTLNINVTLIKK
- a CDS encoding PTS sugar transporter subunit IIA: MKLSDLLKKEFIIPELSGNTKEEVINQMVDLFAEDPRVNDLEKVRTSVFEREKIISTGIGKNFALPHGKTDAITEILCAFGKASHPVEYNAHDGQPVHLVFLLVGKENLVSLHIKLLSRISRMMTKDEFRRKLMEAKTSDEIMNIFNTEEETYYENL
- the rlmB gene encoding 23S rRNA (guanosine(2251)-2'-O)-methyltransferase RlmB, which gives rise to MVIAGRKPVLEALKATAKVDIVFFQRGIKGELLKEISELAGKKRIQVSEIDPKKFADLTRGHETTQGVAAKVQAFQTVALQELISFSLKRNKLLLALDSVQDPHNLGAIIRSAECAGVDGIIVTKHGSAPLNITAFKTSAGAAAHMKIAEVNNLVTAIEECQKAGFWSVGLALEDTPHKPKIDYTSPLLIISGNEEKGIRRLVKDKCDFIVTIPMLGKIQSLNVSVATGVTLFNILRERGIW
- a CDS encoding prolipoprotein diacylglyceryl transferase translates to MYPEILTIGPFTVHSYGLMLGISFIVASWMLSKEFERRGVDTNFATEITLLAIVFGVAGSKLFHLLANPGEFRTDPVAAIFSPGGLTFHGGLLLAMLAIFLRMKQKKIPFLFVADAVAPALALAYGIGRIGCHLAGDGDYGLPTDLPWGTNYENGIVKPSLMFLGTEVGKAFPGGMVPDNTPLHPTPIYEFLLMCVLSFGLWKLRTKDWPTGKLFSIYLIFAGLERFMIEFIRLNPRLFLGLSEAQLVALGLFFAGAWGFYYYTWQNPDKPRFVPPDSLKPKKEEKQAAKKTKK
- a CDS encoding endonuclease/exonuclease/phosphatase family protein; its protein translation is MKTLKIFFALLFLVHFSAASQSGEKSIFVASYNVENLFDTIDDPAIDDAQFLPTGESKWDTEKYTTKLKNLARVIDAMNDGKGPDVLGLVEVENLGVIRDLLSNLKSGKNYEIIHYESPDGRGIDVALVYNRALFTTVKSDTAVVTLPNKWPTRSILHAALLAENGKTIHFFVNHWPSRRGGSDESEVNRIAAALRLKTETDKVLKDDPSANIIIMGDFNDEPADKSIVENLQAPELKCPVESPVKGDQLYNIAATKKSKGEGSYKYQGQWNMIDQMIISGNLANNGYICDSYTIFNPEFIQQKGGKYEGSSLPTFGGKKYFGGYSDHFAIYAKFKLAK
- a CDS encoding aminotransferase class I/II-fold pyridoxal phosphate-dependent enzyme, translated to MKNEINDLLGMFLGPKGENTPLFKELLLKVVDSHDAIRKSAFPEDTSLFTESQASQSLISELNKFLELQKKNLPYFHPRYSAQMLKDPTIPSVLGYLAFILSNPNNHAWEGGPVTTEMELEVTDTLLKMCGFKTGWGHLASGGSLANTEALWAARDHYGNGRVFFSEVSHYSWKRICKILSIDSYEEVAVDGNFRMNLNSLEDALKKCSKPLMVIANFGSTGAGTADDIEGILELKKKYNFHLHIDAAYGGFFRSCILDDDFNLLPFNPEGDISLHSYTQMKHFAEADSITIDPHKQGFMQYGAGAVIYKDEALRGTLSNTAPYTYHKTDKPNIGMFSLEGSRPGSMAAACYLTYKVMPPVASGLGQLLNLSIASANKFHSLIEESDKFKNFNRPDLDICTFYANKATSAKEINNANLAIYQKLSVENPEAEFIISKFVTSAEIAARAIPGLINPDNENFSALRSVFMKHWNALDDFRYVKLLVEKLENEG
- a CDS encoding ATP-dependent DNA ligase translates to MREFAELFRDLEETTSSNGKQEALLKFFSTAPEKDQIYVIAFLSGNRPKRAVKVTDMRAWGAEAAAIPLWLFEECYENVGDLAETISLLVKGSGTGSRKSLSDWVEEVILPLGKMTLEEQKEVLLTAWESLGSDERFVFTKLISGGFRIGVSTQTIVKALSAHTGIDQNVLTHRLMGKWQPTLEFYRYLVSKNEETEDISKPYPFCLANPLDVPRESLGDSGLWLAEWKYDGIRAQLIKRRGEIFIWSRGEEIINDQLPEIVESAKSLPDGVVLDGELLIWEDNSPQSFAKMQKRIGRKTVSQKMMKEYPVTFLVFDILELSGQDIRSIKLAERREKLEVLLKGGGSGRLILSPSIQFSDFEELEEIRSRSRERSFEGVMLKRLDSVYQTGRKRGDWWKWKVDPWTVDAVLLYAQAGHGRRAGLFTDYTFAVWDHGRLVPFAKAYSGLTDEEIVEVDRFVKQNTIEKFGPVRSVTPKLVFEIAFEGIQLSSRHKCGVAVRFPRIKRWRKDLSIKDADSLDQLKKIVTPGTM
- a CDS encoding ligase-associated DNA damage response exonuclease — translated: MARSLLVTTPMGLYSPQGDFYVDPHGYVDKAIISHGHSDHARKVVRNFLAHKDSRQILRTRLGSDISLETLEYGEEIKINGVTVSLHPAGHLLGSSQIRLEYKGNVTVFTGDFGTTENPTCAPFEPVKCDTFITESTFALPIYDWDDPKNISSQINEWWVRNKRDRITSLLLGYSLGKAQRLLASLNPEIGKIYVSSPVEEMNRCYREAGINLPDTLPVEKLIGNRIEPGGIMVAPQANGSEEWLAATGEYTTAFASGWMMVRGRRRMGNIGRGFVLSDHADWKGLLRAVEATDAEKILATHGFSQQFTRYLREKGYDAEPLETAFAGDTGYVREVME
- a CDS encoding MarR family transcriptional regulator encodes the protein MRLEEEIKQKKFKDEYQKAVVNLIYTNNWLVAKHSPIMRKFGLTVQQYNILRILRGQYPNPATVNLLKERMLDKMSDASRLVDRLLEKGLLMRKSCEIDRRRVDITITQEGLDILSKIDVAEEQMYKHLKNITLEEATILNDLLDKLRG